From a single Streptomyces sp. NBC_00377 genomic region:
- a CDS encoding MMPL family transporter, with amino-acid sequence MAAYLDRLARLAFRRRRIVVFLWLALLALVGLGAATASTATSSSFSLPGTESQRALDLLEQRMPDAHADGATARVVLRAPADTQITARAQQSAVQETIEDLRAGSAQVASVADPYETGAVSKDGSTAFVTVTYDATAPQITDATREALNEAGARAEQDGMHVEIGGDALAVSPEPGAGEIIGVVIAGVVLALTFGSLVAAGLPLMTAIVGVGIGISTITALSNVLDLGSTTSTLAMMIGLAVGIDYALFIVSRYRAETAEGKEGEEAVGHAVGTAGSAVVFAGLTVVIALAGLSVVGIPGLTKMGLAAAGTVLIAVLIALTLIPALLGFAGKRITGRKKSHRPRARRERNGGTRWAHFVLRRPRHVLLLGVLGLGAIALPASSLELGLPDDGAQPASTTQRKAYDLLSDRFGPGVNGPLLVVVDGDKTAADQTVTTLKKIPGAAVITAPTANAAGDTSVITVVPAHRPSSESTEHLVQEIRKETADDVLVTGTTALNIDFSQKMNSALMPYLALVVGLAFILLMIVFRSVLVPLKAALGFLLSVTAALGAVVAVFQWGWLGSLFGVEQTGPIVSMMPIFMVGVVFGLAMDYEVFLVTRMREAYVHGEQPHTAIVTGFRHGARVVTAAAVIMIAVFAGFIGSGEPMIKMIGFGLAIAVFFDAFVVRMAIVPAVLALLGQKAWWLPRRLDALLPDIDIEGAKLSSSFAPLTSSSPDATVDERPEVDQRVAL; translated from the coding sequence GTGGCCGCCTACCTCGACAGACTCGCCCGCCTGGCGTTCCGCCGACGCCGGATCGTCGTTTTCCTCTGGCTGGCTCTTCTGGCCCTGGTGGGCCTGGGTGCAGCGACAGCGTCCACCGCCACGTCGTCGTCCTTCTCCCTGCCCGGCACGGAGTCACAAAGGGCCCTCGATCTGCTCGAGCAGCGCATGCCCGACGCTCATGCCGACGGCGCCACGGCCCGCGTCGTCCTGCGGGCCCCTGCCGACACCCAGATCACCGCAAGAGCGCAGCAGAGCGCGGTACAGGAGACGATCGAGGACCTGCGTGCCGGGTCTGCTCAGGTCGCCTCGGTGGCCGACCCGTACGAAACCGGAGCAGTCTCGAAAGACGGTTCGACCGCGTTCGTGACCGTCACCTACGACGCCACCGCACCGCAGATCACGGATGCCACCCGAGAGGCGCTCAACGAGGCCGGTGCGCGGGCGGAGCAGGACGGCATGCACGTCGAGATCGGCGGCGATGCCCTCGCCGTTTCGCCCGAACCGGGCGCGGGCGAAATCATCGGCGTCGTCATCGCCGGCGTCGTCCTCGCCCTCACCTTCGGCTCCCTGGTGGCGGCCGGTCTGCCGCTGATGACGGCCATCGTCGGCGTCGGGATCGGCATCTCCACCATCACGGCGCTGAGCAACGTGCTGGACCTGGGTTCCACCACCTCCACCCTGGCCATGATGATCGGGCTTGCCGTGGGAATCGACTACGCCCTGTTCATCGTCTCCCGGTACCGAGCAGAAACAGCCGAGGGCAAAGAAGGCGAGGAAGCCGTCGGCCACGCTGTCGGCACCGCGGGCTCCGCCGTCGTCTTCGCCGGTCTGACCGTGGTCATCGCCCTGGCCGGCCTGTCCGTGGTGGGCATCCCCGGGCTGACCAAAATGGGCCTGGCCGCCGCCGGCACCGTACTCATCGCCGTCCTGATCGCCCTGACCCTCATACCCGCACTCCTCGGATTCGCAGGAAAGCGGATCACCGGCCGCAAGAAGAGTCACAGGCCTCGAGCACGCCGTGAACGCAATGGAGGCACCCGCTGGGCACACTTCGTCCTGCGGCGCCCCCGGCACGTGCTCCTGCTGGGCGTGCTGGGGCTCGGGGCCATCGCCCTTCCCGCCTCGTCCCTGGAACTCGGCCTGCCCGACGACGGGGCGCAGCCCGCCAGCACCACCCAGCGCAAGGCATACGACCTGCTGTCCGACCGCTTCGGGCCCGGCGTCAACGGCCCGCTGCTGGTGGTCGTCGACGGAGACAAGACGGCAGCCGACCAGACGGTGACGACCCTCAAGAAGATCCCGGGCGCCGCGGTCATCACTGCACCCACGGCCAATGCCGCCGGAGACACATCTGTCATCACGGTCGTCCCCGCACACCGTCCTTCCTCCGAGTCCACCGAACATCTCGTCCAGGAGATCCGCAAAGAGACCGCAGACGACGTCCTGGTCACCGGGACCACGGCCCTCAACATCGACTTCTCGCAGAAGATGAACAGCGCGCTGATGCCCTACCTCGCACTGGTCGTAGGGCTGGCGTTCATCCTGCTCATGATCGTCTTCCGCTCGGTCCTCGTGCCCCTCAAGGCAGCCCTGGGCTTCCTTCTGTCGGTGACCGCCGCACTGGGCGCCGTCGTGGCCGTCTTCCAATGGGGATGGCTGGGCTCCCTCTTCGGAGTCGAGCAGACCGGGCCCATCGTCTCGATGATGCCGATCTTCATGGTGGGCGTCGTCTTCGGACTGGCCATGGACTACGAGGTCTTCCTGGTCACCCGGATGCGCGAGGCCTACGTACACGGCGAGCAGCCGCACACGGCGATCGTCACCGGCTTCAGGCACGGCGCGCGGGTGGTCACAGCTGCCGCCGTCATCATGATCGCTGTCTTCGCGGGCTTCATCGGCTCAGGTGAGCCCATGATCAAAATGATCGGTTTCGGACTGGCCATCGCGGTGTTCTTCGACGCCTTCGTCGTCCGCATGGCCATCGTTCCCGCAGTCCTGGCCCTGCTGGGCCAGAAAGCCTGGTGGCTGCCCCGTCGACTGGACGCGCTCCTGCCGGACATCGACATCGAGGGAGCAAAGCTCTCGAGCTCGTTCGCACCCCTCACGTCTTCCAGCCCTGACGCGACAGTCGACGAGCGCCCGGAAGTCGATCAACGCGTTGCTTTGTGA
- a CDS encoding FAD-dependent oxidoreductase, with protein MNATALPARTEVAVVGAGPAGLALAVTLAAAGIDFVVLDKLAEGANTSRAAVVHARTLEVLDELGASEELIARGVKVTRFAVRDGARRLLTVPFDTLPTPHPYTLMVPQYETESVLLDRLRALGADVHRPYEVASVVQDEEGVTLTMTTGETLRAAHAVGADGMHSTVREAAGIGFTGNAYAESFVLADVVMDWVPGPDEVSLTFGTLGLAVVAPLPGGHYRVVATVDDAPASPDLDFVQKLLDERAPGQAKVTGMAWSSRFRVHHRVADHYRAGRLLLAGDAAHVHSPAGGQGMNTGIQDGYTLGRAFATGRLDGYEAQRRPVAERVVAFTHRMTRVATTRSSVARSVRNLALPLLAHTPMPKKLATELAELNYR; from the coding sequence ATGAACGCCACCGCACTTCCCGCCCGCACCGAAGTCGCCGTTGTCGGCGCCGGACCGGCCGGTCTCGCACTCGCCGTCACGCTCGCTGCCGCGGGCATCGACTTCGTTGTCCTGGACAAGCTGGCGGAGGGTGCCAACACCTCGCGCGCCGCCGTGGTGCATGCCCGCACGCTGGAGGTCCTGGACGAGCTCGGTGCCTCCGAGGAGCTGATCGCGCGAGGCGTCAAGGTCACCCGGTTCGCCGTCCGCGACGGCGCGCGCCGGCTGCTGACGGTGCCGTTCGACACGCTGCCCACGCCCCATCCGTACACGCTGATGGTTCCGCAGTACGAGACCGAGAGCGTGCTGCTGGACCGGCTGCGGGCGCTCGGCGCCGACGTGCACCGCCCCTACGAGGTCGCCTCCGTCGTCCAGGACGAGGAGGGCGTGACGCTCACCATGACCACGGGCGAGACGCTGCGCGCCGCCCACGCCGTCGGCGCCGACGGCATGCACAGCACCGTGCGTGAGGCGGCGGGCATCGGTTTCACCGGCAACGCCTACGCCGAGTCCTTCGTGCTCGCCGACGTGGTGATGGACTGGGTCCCCGGGCCGGACGAGGTCTCGCTGACCTTCGGCACCTTGGGGCTCGCCGTCGTCGCCCCGCTTCCCGGCGGCCACTACCGGGTCGTCGCCACCGTGGACGACGCGCCCGCCTCCCCGGACCTCGACTTCGTCCAGAAGCTGCTCGACGAGCGCGCCCCCGGCCAGGCGAAGGTCACCGGTATGGCGTGGTCGTCACGGTTCCGGGTGCACCACCGGGTAGCCGACCACTACCGCGCCGGCCGTCTGCTGCTGGCCGGCGACGCGGCCCATGTGCACAGCCCCGCCGGCGGTCAGGGGATGAACACCGGCATCCAGGACGGCTACACCCTGGGGCGGGCGTTCGCCACCGGCCGGCTCGACGGCTACGAGGCGCAACGCCGCCCCGTGGCCGAGCGCGTGGTCGCCTTCACCCACCGCATGACCCGCGTGGCCACCACGCGCAGCTCCGTGGCCCGCAGTGTCCGCAACCTCGCACTGCCTCTGCTGGCACATACCCCGATGCCCAAGAAGCTCGCCACCGAGCTCGCCGAGCTCAACTACCGCTAG
- a CDS encoding helix-turn-helix transcriptional regulator codes for MAVFVAIASLLSRGRGRGRRFAWDRVLAHHPATRCTRGGGAGRIGVGLRCWAPQVGSVVTSKISTRPLLTVKQVVPPARAGAVPRERLQRQLRLAETRLTVVVAPAGWGKTSLLSGWAADPEEKRRIAWVSLDESDDEPVRFWSYVLTALRGAGGVVSAGPLQALDAAGVPPIDLALPMLLNELAASAVPHVLVLDDYHLLADPRIHEALEYLVTYLPASLRVVIAARTDPPLPIARLRARGDLTELRAAQLRFSPGEAAALLSAVSGHDLDGAAAAGVWERTEGWAAGLQLAALALRADPAKAPAGDRHLLDYFAAEVLPALEPRQRDLLVRAAPLERLSGALCDAALQVTGSAAVLADLVRADLFVAALDDEQRWYRCHRLLRDVLAGETTTDPKEVLGHAADWFAAQDRIDDAVRHLLRAHRDDAAAELMLRNADTWFFPRGEAATFLEFGEELSGRVVGPALAFSLAYSAALCGDQAGVNRWLDVCEASDSSAVVPGWHNFRSAVRCVRAGYGMPDSEAARSVVMVQQALREETEGGGAGDPTVRAALGAMLGRDGRFDEAATLLLDLWSSPRDRKAWPPTLVLQAAGTLMISLVEAGRGEECDRVMGEAGPLADAVERMGREASMPGVASLRIAQARRNYQNARMEAAAVLLRRVVPLAELHPRPTVRFLGLVYLADAELACGERSAARAALSRAREVVDEEPVSAYARRRLEETEARLGRAGARTAVRSGALVEELTDRELSILRALQGPATQREIGAELFLSINTVKAYNKSLYRKLGVASRHDAVAAARDLGLI; via the coding sequence GTGGCAGTGTTCGTGGCCATTGCGTCTCTCCTGTCGCGCGGCCGCGGTCGTGGCAGGAGATTCGCGTGGGACAGGGTGCTCGCGCACCACCCCGCCACAAGATGTACCCGGGGTGGTGGAGCTGGCAGAATCGGCGTCGGGTTGCGGTGCTGGGCGCCGCAGGTCGGGAGCGTCGTGACGTCGAAGATATCTACGCGGCCACTGCTCACGGTGAAACAGGTGGTCCCGCCGGCCCGGGCCGGCGCGGTCCCGCGCGAACGCCTGCAGCGGCAGTTGCGTCTGGCCGAGACCCGGCTGACCGTGGTGGTGGCGCCCGCCGGCTGGGGCAAGACGAGTCTGCTGAGCGGCTGGGCGGCGGATCCCGAAGAGAAGCGCCGCATCGCATGGGTCTCGCTCGACGAGAGCGACGACGAGCCCGTGCGGTTCTGGAGTTATGTCCTCACCGCGCTGCGCGGCGCCGGCGGGGTGGTCAGCGCAGGTCCGCTTCAGGCGTTGGACGCGGCCGGCGTCCCCCCGATCGACCTTGCTCTGCCGATGCTGCTGAACGAGCTGGCCGCGTCCGCGGTACCGCATGTACTGGTGCTCGACGACTACCATCTGCTCGCCGATCCGCGGATCCACGAGGCGCTCGAGTACCTCGTGACGTACCTGCCCGCCTCGTTGCGGGTGGTGATCGCCGCACGTACGGATCCGCCGCTGCCGATCGCGCGGCTTCGGGCCCGTGGCGACCTGACGGAGTTGCGGGCGGCACAGCTGCGGTTCTCGCCCGGCGAGGCGGCTGCCCTGTTGTCGGCGGTGTCGGGGCACGACCTCGACGGCGCGGCCGCAGCCGGCGTGTGGGAGCGGACGGAGGGGTGGGCTGCCGGGCTGCAGCTGGCTGCCCTCGCGCTGCGCGCGGACCCGGCGAAGGCGCCCGCCGGTGATCGGCATCTGCTGGATTATTTTGCGGCCGAGGTGCTGCCCGCTCTCGAGCCCAGGCAGCGTGACCTGCTCGTGCGGGCCGCGCCGCTCGAACGGCTCTCGGGTGCGCTGTGTGACGCTGCGCTGCAGGTGACGGGTTCGGCCGCAGTGCTGGCCGATCTGGTCAGGGCGGATCTTTTCGTGGCCGCGCTGGACGACGAACAGCGGTGGTACCGGTGCCATCGTCTGCTGCGGGATGTTCTGGCAGGCGAGACGACGACGGACCCGAAGGAGGTTCTCGGCCATGCCGCGGACTGGTTCGCGGCACAGGACCGGATCGACGACGCAGTACGCCACCTGCTGCGGGCCCACCGCGATGATGCCGCCGCCGAGCTGATGCTGCGCAACGCGGACACGTGGTTCTTTCCCCGCGGCGAGGCGGCGACGTTCCTGGAGTTCGGGGAGGAGTTGTCCGGCCGGGTGGTGGGCCCGGCCCTGGCGTTCTCGCTGGCCTACTCGGCAGCGCTCTGCGGCGATCAGGCGGGCGTGAACCGCTGGCTGGACGTCTGTGAGGCGAGTGATAGCTCCGCCGTGGTCCCCGGTTGGCACAACTTCCGCAGTGCCGTGCGCTGCGTGCGTGCGGGCTACGGCATGCCAGATTCCGAGGCCGCGCGATCCGTCGTCATGGTGCAGCAGGCGCTGCGCGAGGAAACCGAGGGGGGCGGCGCTGGGGATCCGACCGTGCGGGCGGCGCTCGGGGCCATGCTGGGCCGTGACGGCCGCTTCGACGAGGCGGCAACCCTGCTGCTCGACCTGTGGTCGTCGCCGCGCGACCGCAAGGCGTGGCCGCCGACGCTCGTTCTTCAGGCCGCCGGCACTCTGATGATCAGTCTTGTCGAAGCCGGCCGCGGCGAGGAGTGCGATCGGGTCATGGGCGAGGCCGGCCCGCTCGCCGACGCCGTCGAGCGCATGGGCCGGGAGGCGAGCATGCCAGGGGTGGCCTCGTTGCGCATCGCCCAGGCCAGGCGCAACTACCAGAACGCCCGCATGGAGGCGGCCGCCGTCCTGCTGCGGCGGGTCGTCCCCCTCGCAGAACTGCACCCGCGGCCGACGGTGCGCTTCCTCGGGCTGGTGTACCTGGCCGACGCCGAACTCGCCTGCGGTGAGCGGTCGGCGGCCCGTGCGGCGCTGTCGCGGGCCCGTGAGGTGGTGGACGAGGAGCCGGTGAGCGCCTACGCGCGGCGGCGGCTGGAGGAGACCGAGGCACGGCTGGGCCGGGCCGGCGCCCGCACCGCCGTGCGCTCGGGTGCTCTTGTGGAGGAGCTCACCGACAGGGAGCTGTCGATCCTGCGGGCTCTGCAAGGGCCGGCGACCCAGCGTGAGATCGGCGCGGAGCTGTTCTTGTCGATCAACACGGTCAAGGCGTACAACAAGAGCCTCTACCGCAAGCTCGGCGTCGCGTCCCGGCACGACGCCGTCGCAGCTGCGCGCGATCTTGGCCTGATCTGA
- a CDS encoding Acg family FMN-binding oxidoreductase, which produces MATNTATQDHPEIALTRRDGLKLAGLGLGSMAALGVGVGGVRAVTNGAFSAGSGDPYDLWHDWSSMTGIERVVAAGVLACNPHNTQPWRMIVDGDTIDVHSDPSRRMPLNDVSGREHFAGLGCAVENMVIAAGAAGATSQVTLFPHGPASDHVARIALRKDRTRQDRDLAAAIPHRHTNRGPYTSAPVDLSGFTEQSSRIDGANVLWITEPTTRKQLGRLYVEATEAITADTAQSTEAFSWFRSARGSIDKYRDGLTLDAQGLGDLALFAAKLLPAQSRTDGDAYWVKATREVHTATAAAYGVITVDDVTDRSAQVNGGRLLARMHLTATALGLGLHHMNQITERIDRDKAVGNPDVFSARWAALLGRPASSGLLSFRIGHPERTPGLSPRRSLDDVVAG; this is translated from the coding sequence ATGGCCACGAACACTGCCACACAGGATCACCCGGAAATAGCCCTGACCCGCAGGGACGGGCTGAAGCTGGCCGGCCTCGGCCTCGGCTCGATGGCGGCACTGGGCGTAGGCGTCGGCGGAGTCCGGGCCGTCACCAACGGCGCCTTCAGCGCCGGATCCGGCGATCCGTACGACCTCTGGCACGACTGGAGCTCGATGACAGGCATCGAGCGGGTGGTCGCCGCCGGCGTCCTCGCCTGCAACCCGCACAACACCCAGCCCTGGCGAATGATCGTCGACGGCGACACCATCGACGTCCACTCCGACCCCAGCAGGAGGATGCCGCTCAACGACGTGAGCGGCCGCGAACACTTCGCCGGCCTCGGCTGCGCCGTCGAGAACATGGTGATCGCCGCCGGAGCGGCCGGCGCGACGTCGCAGGTCACCCTCTTCCCGCACGGCCCGGCCTCGGACCACGTCGCGCGCATCGCCCTCAGGAAGGACCGCACCAGGCAGGACCGTGACCTCGCCGCCGCGATCCCGCACCGGCACACCAACCGCGGCCCGTACACATCCGCACCCGTCGACCTGAGCGGCTTCACCGAACAGAGTTCCCGCATCGACGGAGCGAATGTGCTGTGGATCACCGAACCGACGACGCGCAAGCAGCTGGGCCGGCTCTACGTCGAGGCCACCGAGGCGATCACCGCAGACACCGCCCAGTCGACGGAAGCCTTCAGCTGGTTCCGCAGCGCGCGCGGCAGCATCGACAAGTACCGCGACGGGCTCACCCTCGACGCTCAGGGCCTCGGCGACCTGGCCCTGTTCGCCGCGAAACTCCTCCCGGCGCAGTCCCGCACGGACGGCGACGCCTACTGGGTCAAGGCCACCCGCGAGGTGCACACCGCGACCGCCGCCGCCTACGGCGTCATCACCGTCGACGACGTCACCGACCGAAGCGCCCAGGTCAACGGCGGACGGCTGCTGGCCCGGATGCACCTCACCGCCACCGCACTCGGCCTGGGCCTGCACCACATGAACCAGATCACCGAACGCATCGACCGCGACAAAGCGGTCGGCAACCCCGATGTCTTCTCCGCACGCTGGGCCGCCCTGCTCGGCCGCCCCGCCTCGAGCGGCCTGCTGTCCTTCCGTATCGGTCACCCCGAGCGCACGCCGGGCCTCAGCCCGCGCCGCAGCCTCGACGACGTCGTCGCCGGCTGA
- a CDS encoding MFS transporter: protein MTGISDQAGGPVRTLRPGAVLAVTCLALATVVSAMASLSVALPDVARETHANQTQLSWIIDSYSLIFASFLLFAATLGDRFGRRKALLGGVAVFGGISLAATFTAEPGVLIALRAVLGVAAAFVMPATLSTITSTFPRAQQARAISIWAGVAGASAALGLLASGILLEAWSWRSVFWLNAVMAAVAFIGTYLFVPESAQPGRQRIDVTGAALTVAGLGVLVYSVIEAPEHGWGSTRTLAGMAIGLAVLVAFVAWELRHPHPLLDPRLFRNKLFAAGSISTTLQFFAFFGFIFVTMQYLQLVRGDSALMAAVSVLPMSAAMIPSARLSPLLVARRGMRAPWTVGLVLVTTGLVVLAQLDAGSSYWLVVGGLLPLGAGMGLATTPATAAITDALPPRLQNVGSAVNDLSRELGGALGIAVLGSLMSAQYRDSLDTGGLPAPVAEAARSSLAAANHIGHATGNPALIDEARDAFASGMQLSLIGGAATTVLAAVVVTLLLRRPGKPGTEQAETPNSGTHRDTAKSTA, encoded by the coding sequence ATGACCGGCATTTCTGACCAGGCCGGCGGACCGGTGCGCACCTTGCGCCCCGGTGCCGTTCTGGCCGTCACCTGCCTGGCACTGGCGACCGTCGTCTCTGCGATGGCTTCGCTGAGCGTGGCGTTGCCCGACGTCGCCCGCGAGACGCACGCCAACCAGACCCAGCTGTCGTGGATCATCGATTCCTACAGTCTGATCTTCGCTTCGTTCCTGCTGTTCGCCGCGACCCTCGGCGACCGCTTCGGCCGTCGCAAGGCACTGCTCGGCGGCGTCGCAGTGTTCGGTGGAATATCACTCGCCGCGACCTTCACGGCCGAGCCGGGCGTCCTGATCGCCCTTCGTGCGGTGCTGGGCGTGGCAGCCGCGTTCGTCATGCCCGCCACGCTGTCCACGATCACCAGCACGTTTCCCCGAGCCCAGCAGGCGCGTGCCATCAGCATCTGGGCGGGGGTCGCGGGCGCCAGCGCCGCGCTGGGACTGCTCGCCTCCGGAATACTGCTCGAGGCGTGGTCGTGGCGATCGGTGTTCTGGCTGAACGCCGTCATGGCCGCGGTGGCGTTCATCGGCACCTACCTCTTCGTGCCGGAGTCCGCGCAGCCGGGCAGGCAGCGCATCGATGTGACCGGGGCGGCTCTCACCGTGGCGGGACTGGGCGTGCTGGTCTACTCGGTCATCGAGGCGCCCGAGCACGGCTGGGGCAGCACGCGCACCCTGGCAGGCATGGCCATCGGGCTCGCCGTCCTGGTCGCCTTCGTCGCCTGGGAGCTCAGGCACCCGCACCCCCTGCTCGATCCGCGGCTGTTCCGCAACAAGCTGTTCGCGGCCGGGTCGATCTCGACCACTTTGCAGTTCTTCGCGTTCTTCGGGTTCATCTTCGTCACCATGCAGTACCTCCAGCTGGTGCGCGGCGACAGCGCACTGATGGCCGCGGTGAGCGTGCTGCCGATGTCCGCGGCGATGATCCCCAGCGCCCGCCTCAGCCCGCTCCTGGTCGCCCGGCGAGGCATGCGAGCCCCCTGGACCGTCGGCCTCGTCCTGGTCACCACCGGCCTGGTCGTGCTGGCCCAGCTCGACGCCGGCAGCTCGTACTGGCTGGTCGTCGGCGGTCTCCTGCCGCTCGGTGCGGGCATGGGCCTGGCCACGACGCCGGCCACCGCGGCCATCACCGACGCCCTGCCGCCCCGTCTGCAGAACGTGGGATCCGCCGTGAACGACCTCTCCCGCGAACTCGGCGGCGCCCTGGGCATCGCCGTCCTCGGCAGCCTCATGAGCGCCCAGTACCGTGACTCCCTCGACACCGGCGGCCTCCCCGCCCCGGTCGCGGAAGCAGCCCGCTCCTCCCTCGCCGCCGCCAACCACATCGGCCACGCCACGGGCAACCCGGCACTGATCGACGAGGCCCGCGACGCCTTCGCCTCCGGCATGCAGCTCTCTCTCATCGGCGGCGCCGCGACCACCGTCCTGGCCGCCGTCGTCGTCACCCTCCTGCTGCGCCGTCCCGGCAAGCCCGGCACGGAGCAGGCAGAGACGCCGAACAGCGGCACACACCGCGACACGGCCAAGTCGACCGCGTAG
- a CDS encoding winged helix-turn-helix transcriptional regulator, which produces MTLPHQPHPPHLPEPLVPLTRAFSLLGRRGTGLIITALARGPADVAQVCERLPGLSEGVLTRRLRELTTLGLVTRTAAPDTPSRSRYALSPHGKALLIPLASLTVWAEDHLCANTPQAKTGRRRQPGHPARVPGLHQRHTHAAGRGNVREGREGEQTATPAPRGRRDSRRARASLRASRLGNR; this is translated from the coding sequence ATGACGCTGCCGCACCAGCCCCACCCTCCGCACCTGCCCGAACCCCTGGTGCCCCTCACCCGGGCCTTCTCCCTGCTGGGCAGACGCGGGACCGGGCTGATCATCACGGCCCTCGCCAGGGGTCCGGCCGACGTCGCCCAGGTGTGCGAGCGCCTCCCCGGCCTCAGCGAAGGCGTGCTCACCCGGCGCCTGCGCGAACTCACCACCCTCGGCCTCGTGACCCGAACCGCCGCGCCGGACACGCCATCACGTTCCCGCTACGCGCTCTCCCCCCACGGCAAGGCCCTCCTCATCCCCCTGGCATCCCTGACCGTCTGGGCGGAGGACCACCTCTGCGCCAACACCCCGCAGGCCAAGACCGGTCGCAGAAGGCAACCGGGGCACCCGGCTCGGGTTCCTGGCCTCCACCAGCGCCATACGCACGCAGCTGGCCGAGGAAACGTCCGTGAAGGACGTGAAGGTGAGCAGACGGCCACACCTGCGCCGCGAGGGCGTCGTGACAGCAGGCGCGCCCGAGCCTCGCTGCGCGCCTCACGCCTGGGCAACCGGTAA
- a CDS encoding enoyl-CoA hydratase-related protein, whose translation MPTLDRHDDVFVLDLGDGENRFHPDWLASLATALDKVEKESGPRALVTTATGKFYSNGLDLDWLLAHLDEHPDYVVRVQELFARMLSLPMITVAALQGHAFAAGAMFSLAHDFRIMRADRGYWCLPEADIDIPFTPGMSALIQARLGPHTAHRAMLTAHRYGGPDAVAAGIVDRAVAEDDVRTAAIALAQSQASRAGATLGTIKARMYAPALTTLRDTTLPLS comes from the coding sequence ATGCCCACGCTCGATCGTCACGACGACGTTTTCGTTCTCGACCTCGGAGACGGCGAGAACCGCTTCCACCCCGACTGGCTCGCCTCCCTCGCCACTGCACTGGACAAGGTCGAGAAAGAGAGCGGCCCGCGCGCCCTGGTGACCACCGCGACGGGAAAGTTCTACTCCAACGGCCTGGACCTGGACTGGCTGCTGGCCCACCTGGACGAGCACCCCGACTACGTCGTCCGCGTCCAGGAGCTCTTCGCGCGCATGCTGTCCCTGCCGATGATCACCGTTGCGGCTCTGCAGGGACATGCCTTCGCGGCCGGAGCGATGTTCTCCCTCGCTCACGACTTCCGCATCATGCGCGCAGACCGCGGGTACTGGTGCCTGCCCGAGGCAGACATCGACATCCCCTTCACCCCTGGCATGTCCGCACTCATCCAGGCCCGGCTGGGCCCGCACACCGCGCACCGGGCCATGCTCACCGCGCACCGCTACGGCGGACCCGACGCGGTGGCCGCCGGCATCGTCGACCGAGCAGTCGCCGAGGACGACGTGCGCACGGCGGCCATCGCACTGGCCCAGTCACAGGCGAGCAGAGCGGGGGCCACCCTCGGCACCATCAAGGCCCGCATGTACGCCCCGGCCCTGACCACGCTGCGCGACACCACCCTTCCTCTCAGCTGA
- a CDS encoding WhiB family transcriptional regulator codes for MEWLRAAACVGEDPELFFPVGTTGPALREATAAKRVCARCPVRGECLSYALGTAQTSGVWGGTGEEERTELLRTARYEATRRSLARTELGRIEPFPMASAGQLA; via the coding sequence ATGGAGTGGTTGCGCGCTGCCGCCTGCGTGGGCGAGGACCCCGAACTGTTCTTCCCCGTGGGCACCACCGGGCCGGCGCTGCGGGAGGCCACCGCCGCCAAACGCGTCTGCGCCCGCTGCCCGGTGAGGGGCGAGTGTCTGTCCTACGCCCTCGGCACCGCACAGACGTCGGGTGTGTGGGGAGGGACCGGCGAGGAGGAACGCACGGAGCTGCTCCGAACCGCCAGGTATGAAGCGACGAGGAGGAGTCTCGCCCGAACCGAGCTGGGACGCATTGAGCCCTTTCCAATGGCGTCGGCTGGGCAGTTGGCCTGA
- a CDS encoding NADAR family protein: protein MTIYFYGADEVPYGCFSNFSDHGFDLDGVWWPTSEHYFQAQKFKGTRHADLIRRARTPLRAAELGRDSCKPLRRDWERVKDEVMRRAVGTKFRAHADIRDILLSTGDEEIVEDTTTDHYWGRGRTGNGKNMLGRILVRTRSQLHAELTEALDSDGRRPRR, encoded by the coding sequence ATGACGATTTACTTCTATGGTGCCGACGAAGTCCCTTATGGATGCTTCTCGAACTTCTCCGATCACGGCTTCGACCTCGACGGGGTCTGGTGGCCAACATCGGAGCACTACTTCCAGGCGCAGAAATTCAAGGGCACTCGTCACGCGGATCTCATCCGGCGTGCTCGCACGCCGCTGCGCGCAGCGGAGCTGGGCCGTGACTCGTGTAAACCTCTGCGGAGGGACTGGGAGCGGGTCAAGGATGAGGTGATGCGCCGTGCGGTGGGAACCAAGTTCCGCGCGCATGCCGATATCCGTGACATTCTGCTGTCCACCGGTGACGAAGAGATCGTCGAGGACACCACCACCGATCACTACTGGGGTCGCGGCAGGACCGGGAACGGCAAGAACATGCTCGGGCGGATTCTGGTGCGCACCCGTAGCCAGCTGCACGCCGAACTCACCGAAGCTCTCGACAGCGATGGCCGCCGCCCGAGGCGGTGA